The proteins below come from a single Argentina anserina chromosome 1, drPotAnse1.1, whole genome shotgun sequence genomic window:
- the LOC126802222 gene encoding uncharacterized protein LOC126802222, with protein MRDNGWDSPLGQVVSFCKKYEIDIPNMDDVPTIPGKSRRRAPKVTNMHRYKVELFTVVIDMQLQELNDHFTETTTELLFCMSCLSPANSFLAFNKEKLNRLAEFYPQDFSVVSLLALENELDTYISDMQSSDLFTKLKGITELGEKMVQTQRDQVYLLVYLLITLSLILPVATTTVERALCAMKIIKSDF; from the coding sequence ATGAGAGACAATGGATGGGATTCTCCTTTAGGTCAGGTTGTTTCATTTTGCAAAAAGTATGAGATTGATATTCCTAACATGGATGATGTTCCTACTATTCCAGGAAAATCACGGCGTAGAGCTCCAAAGGTCACTAATATGCATAGATATAAGGTTGAATTGTTCACTGTAGTCATAGATATGCAACTTCAAGAGCTGAATGATCATTTTACAGAGACTACTACGGAGCTACTTTTTTGTATGTCATGTCTCAGTCCAGCTAATTCATTCTTAGctttcaacaaagaaaaactaaaTCGTCTTGCTGAATTTTATCCTCAAGATTTTTCTGTAGTATCACTCTTGGCTCTTGAAAATGAATTGGACACTtatatttcagatatgcaGAGTAGTGATTTGTTTACAAAACTAAAAGGAATTACTGAACTTGGAGAAAAGATGGTTCAGACACAAAGAGATCAGGTTTATCTTTTAGTCTACTTGCTCATAACATTGTCCTTGATTCTTCCAGTTGCAACTACCACTGTAGAAAGAGCATTATGTGCTATGAAGATCATAAAAAGTGATTTCTGA
- the LOC126802232 gene encoding uncharacterized protein LOC126802232, which translates to MNSSAASTEPSSEHSVSSTTEVGNLSAPLWKYVIKHTVLDDDGTIVKAAGGNVSWECKFCHVSFNGSHSRVRSHLLKEKGTGVRICSKINYEQSQEVHQLVAFCEQKLREKAPKKVSLPPSNLSMSGSGTYFPLEERDDASKKRRVVSPHLTKAFKIEERQQCDAEVARLFYTSGLPFNVARNPYYRGLYLRASHIPGYTPPGYNALRTTLLDDERRHIERVLQPVKKTWKETGVSLCSDGWTDDQRRPLINMMAASTNGAIMLKAINCEGQYKDKHEISRLLLESINEIGAEHVVQVVTDNAPVCAAAGAIVETTHPHIFWTPCVVHTLNLVLKDILKAKSHDPGESVEKELGWLTESVVNDVWFVKNFIMNHDMRLSMYNDHCALKLLTIAETRFASHFVMLKRFKEVNSGLQAMVISLRWDMYKEDDVNKAKAVKKMLIEERL; encoded by the coding sequence ATGAATTCAAGTGCAGCATCAACCGAACCATCGTCCGAACATAGTGTTAGTAGTACAACTGAGGTGGGAAATTTAAGTGCTCCTCTTTGGAAATATGTTATTAAGCATACAGTGCTTGATGATGATGGAACCATTGTCAAAGCTGCAGGAGGAAATGTTAGCTGGGAATGTAAGTTCTGCCATGTGAGCTTCAATGGGTCACATTCTAGAGTTAGGTCTCATTTGCTTAAAGAGAAGGGCACAGGGGTCAGGATTTGTAGCAAAATCAATTATGAACAGAGCCAAGAAGTACATCAGCTTGTAGCCTTTTGTGAGCAAAAGTTGCGGGAGAAAGCTCCTAAGAAAGTTTCTTTGCCTCCTTCAAATTTGTCTATGTCAGGAAGTGGAACTTACTTTCCCTTGGAGGAGAGGGATGATGCAAGCAAAAAAAGAAGGGTGGTGAGTCCGCATCTTACCAAAGCTTTCAAGATTGAAGAGAGGCAACAATGTGATGCCGAAGTTGCAAGATTGTTTTACACTAGTGGATTACCGTTCAATGTTGCAAGAAATCCTTATTACCGAGGCTTATACCTTCGTGCTTCACACATTCCGGGTTATACTCCCCCGGGGTACAATGCATTGAGGACCACTCTTCTTGATGATGAGAGGCGCCACATTGAACGGGTGCTTCAACCTGTTAAGAAGACATGGAAGGAGACCGGTGTGAGCTTGTGTTCCGATGGGTGGACCGATGATCAACGGAGGCCATTGATCAATATGATGGCTGCTTCCACCAATGGGGCTATTATGTTAAAGGCAATAAATTGTGAAGGCCAATATAAAGACAAGCATGAAATTAGTAGATTGCTTTTGGAATCCATCAATGAGATAGGTGCCGAACATGTGGTTCAAGTGGTGACTGATAATGCCCCTGTGTGCGCTGCTGCTGGTGCAATAGTTGAGACTACACATCCACATATCTTTTggacaccgtgtgtggttcaTACTCTCAATCTTGTTTTGAAGGATATATTGAAGGCAAAGTCACATGACCCGGGTGAGAGTGTAGAGAAAGAGTTGGGGTGGCTTACTGAAAGTGTTGTCAATGATGTGTGGTTTGTCAAGAACTTTATCATGAACCATGACATGCGTTTGTCTATGTATAATGATCATTGTGCCTTGAAGTTGCTCACTATTGCGGAGACAAGATTTGCCTCTCATTTTGTGATGCTTAAAAGGTTTAAAGAGGTTAATAGTGGCTTGCAAGCTATGGTTATTAGTCTAAGATGGGACATGTATAAGGAAGACGATGTCAATAAGGCAAAAGCGGTGAAGAAGATGCTTATTGAAGAAAGGCTATGA